The genomic stretch CGCTGCCGGCGTGCACCGGGCTTCCAGCATCAAGGTGGCGGAGGCGGCCAAAGTCATAGAAAATACCCAGCGCGACCTCAACATCGCCCTCATGAACGAATTAGCCATTATCTTCGGCAAGCTCGGTATCCCCACCATGGACGTGCTTGCTGCGGCTGGCACCAAGTGGAATTTTCTCAAGTTCACCCCCGGGTTGGTCGGCGGCCACTGTATTGGTGTTGACCCCTATTATCTCACCTATAAGGCCGAAGCCATCGGTTATCACCCCGAAGTCATTCTCGCCGGCCGCCGTATTAACGATGGCATGGGTAAATACGTGGCAGAGAATACTGTCAAGAAAATGATCAAGGCAGGGAAGGCTGTCAAGGGCGCGCGGGCGGTGGTGCTGGGGTTGACTTTTAAAGAGAATGTTCCCGATATCCGCAATTCCAAGGTGATCGATATTGTGCGGGAGTTGCAGGATTACGGAATCGAGGTTTTGGTGACCGACCCGCTGGCCGATAGCGATGAGGCTCGCCATGAATATGGATTGGAGCTGGTGGATCTTGAGACCATTGGAACGGTCGATGCGGTGGTGTGGGCGGTGGCCCACGATCAGTTCCTTACACAGTTTACGCCGGGTGCCCTCAAGCATCTGTGCGGCGCTGGTGGGTGTGGGGTCGTAGTCGATGTGAAGTCGGTGTTGTCACCGGAAGCGGTGGAAAGCGAGGGACTGCACTACTGGGGTCTTTGAGGATCAAGAGGCAGGATTAAATCTTTTTCAAGAGCTTAATGAGACGCGGATCCCACGGAATCTATAAAATCCGCCTTTTCCGCGTGCGATTAAGATTTAGATCGGAATTTAAAATTGTTGTCTGCTTACGAAAAGGCAAAAACTGATCTTCAACAGTCCCCAAAGGTTTGGCTTGTCACCGGCTGCGCCGGCTTCATCGGCTCCAACCTGCTCGAAACGCTGCTCAAACTCGACCAGCGCGTCGTCGGTCTGGACAACTTCTCCACCGGCAAAAAGGTCAACCTGGATGAAGTGCGTTCCCTAGTGACCAACGAGCAATGGGCACGGTTCCGCTTTATCGAAGGCGATATTCGTGATCTGTCAACCTGTCAGGATGCCTGTACCGGGGTCGATTATGTGCTGCACCAAGCGGCGCTCGGTTCGGTGCCGCGGTCCATCGACGATCCTCTCACCTCCCATGCCAGTAATGTGACAGGTCAACTTCATATGCTGGTGGCGGCACGGGATGCAGGGGTGAAGCGCGTAGTCTATGCGGCGAGCAGTTCAACCTACGGTGATCACCCAGGCTTGCCAAAGGTGGAAAATGTGATCGGCCGGCCGCTTTCACCCTATGCGGTCACCAAATTCGTCAACGAGCTCTATGCCGATGTCTTTGCCCGCTGTTATGGGCTGGAGTCGATCGGCCTGCGCTATTTCAACGTGTTCGGTCCCCGTCAGGATCCGGACGGTGCCTATGCAGCAGTCATCCCCAAATGGATTGCGGCCCTCCTTCGTGGCGACACGATTTATATTAACGGCACAGGGGAGACCAGTCGGGATTTCTGTTATGTGCAGAACGCAGTGCAGGCCAATCTGCTGGCAGCAACGACAACGAACCCGCAGTCGGTGAACCAGGTCTACAACGTGGCTGTTAATGCGCGCACCACCCTGCTGGAACTATTCGCTCTGCTGCGTGACGGATTGGCTGTGGCTAGGCCCGATTTGCAGAGTGTCCTGCCGGTACATCGGGACTTTAGAGTGGGGGACGTGTTGCACTCACAGGCGGATGTTGGCAAAGCCAAAGAATTGCTGGGGTACAGGCCGG from Desulfuromonas sp. KJ2020 encodes the following:
- a CDS encoding SDR family oxidoreductase, with translation MLSAYEKAKTDLQQSPKVWLVTGCAGFIGSNLLETLLKLDQRVVGLDNFSTGKKVNLDEVRSLVTNEQWARFRFIEGDIRDLSTCQDACTGVDYVLHQAALGSVPRSIDDPLTSHASNVTGQLHMLVAARDAGVKRVVYAASSSTYGDHPGLPKVENVIGRPLSPYAVTKFVNELYADVFARCYGLESIGLRYFNVFGPRQDPDGAYAAVIPKWIAALLRGDTIYINGTGETSRDFCYVQNAVQANLLAATTTNPQSVNQVYNVAVNARTTLLELFALLRDGLAVARPDLQSVLPVHRDFRVGDVLHSQADVGKAKELLGYRPAHTICDGLAEALGWYTKDL
- a CDS encoding nucleotide sugar dehydrogenase, which codes for MVSVEQIRSKEAKIALVGLGYVGLPLAAAFGKVAEVIGFDISAKKITELKRGHDATGELTAAELAATRIDYTLDPARLKEASFLIVTVPTPIDDHKKPDLRPVESAARTIGRHLTPGAIIVFESTVYPGVTEEICLPILEGESGLKCGVDFKVGYSPERINPGDKVHTVDKIIKVVSGQDDETLDTVAGVYEMVVAAGVHRASSIKVAEAAKVIENTQRDLNIALMNELAIIFGKLGIPTMDVLAAAGTKWNFLKFTPGLVGGHCIGVDPYYLTYKAEAIGYHPEVILAGRRINDGMGKYVAENTVKKMIKAGKAVKGARAVVLGLTFKENVPDIRNSKVIDIVRELQDYGIEVLVTDPLADSDEARHEYGLELVDLETIGTVDAVVWAVAHDQFLTQFTPGALKHLCGAGGCGVVVDVKSVLSPEAVESEGLHYWGL